One genomic window of Halolamina sediminis includes the following:
- a CDS encoding ABC transporter ATP-binding protein, whose product MDRQEGDRSRTQDMSTQTQERPTDAAETLLSVRNLSTYYSEDEADVPVRAVDGVDFDIARGETYGLVGESGCGKSTLGLSLIRALPPQGDIVEGEIRFEGREIGQLPKSEVKDVQWADISMIYQGAQNAFNPVKTVGAQIKEPLRVHDVVPEDEREGRVRELLEKVNLQPDVAEQYPHELSGGMKQRAAIAMAIACEPDLLIADEPTTALDVIVQAEVLNMLQRLQADLNFGMLVISHNLAAIMKLSDRIGVMYGGKIVESAPAEALYDAPKHPYTALLLRSLIDPRRPPEQVETIEGTPPDLRDPPTGCRFAERCALATQDCRDGEPPLESVGEAHETACFHHEEVSEL is encoded by the coding sequence ATGGACCGACAGGAAGGCGACCGATCACGCACACAGGACATGAGCACGCAGACACAGGAACGACCGACCGACGCCGCGGAGACGCTGCTGTCGGTCCGGAACCTCTCGACGTACTACAGCGAGGACGAGGCCGACGTGCCCGTTCGGGCCGTCGACGGCGTCGACTTCGATATCGCCCGCGGGGAGACGTACGGGCTGGTCGGCGAATCCGGCTGCGGGAAGTCGACGCTCGGGCTCAGCCTCATCCGGGCGCTCCCGCCACAGGGTGACATCGTCGAAGGCGAGATCCGGTTCGAGGGACGCGAGATCGGCCAGCTCCCCAAGTCCGAGGTCAAGGACGTGCAGTGGGCCGACATCTCGATGATCTATCAGGGCGCACAGAACGCGTTCAACCCCGTCAAAACCGTCGGGGCACAGATCAAGGAGCCCCTCCGGGTCCACGACGTCGTCCCGGAGGACGAGCGGGAGGGGCGCGTCCGCGAGCTGCTGGAGAAGGTGAACCTCCAGCCCGACGTGGCCGAGCAGTACCCCCACGAGCTCTCCGGCGGGATGAAACAGCGCGCCGCGATCGCGATGGCGATCGCCTGCGAGCCCGACCTGCTGATCGCCGACGAGCCGACGACCGCCCTCGACGTGATCGTGCAGGCGGAGGTGCTCAACATGCTCCAGCGGCTGCAAGCCGACCTGAACTTCGGGATGCTCGTCATCTCGCACAACCTCGCGGCCATCATGAAGCTCTCGGACCGCATCGGCGTGATGTACGGCGGGAAGATCGTCGAGAGCGCGCCTGCGGAGGCGCTGTACGACGCGCCGAAACACCCCTACACCGCGCTGCTCCTCCGGAGCCTCATCGATCCGCGACGGCCGCCCGAGCAGGTCGAGACGATCGAGGGGACGCCCCCGGATCTCCGTGACCCGCCGACCGGCTGCCGGTTCGCCGAGCGGTGTGCATTGGCGACTCAGGACTGCCGGGACGGTGAGCCACCCCTCGAATCGGTGGGCGAGGCCCACGAGACCGCCTGCTTCCACCACGAGGAGGTGTCGGAGCTATGA
- a CDS encoding ABC transporter permease, whose protein sequence is MSTTEETAGGGSSRRFDRFRRFLRAFLTNRKGLLGTLLLGTIVFISVAAPLIAPYDPEAYGVGKALAPPSAEHLFGTDDLGRDVLSRFLYGGRISLLVGVVSGVVATLAATLIGVPAGYYRGRIGRWITTAIDMSLVFPPFVLVVVFAAYAGSSVWNIILILSLLSWPIPARTIKAKTLSVRENDFVESTEALGASDVRIMRQEVLPNILPVVFANGILQMVYTILMEAAVGFLGLGDTARISWGTMLYFAQKQAALSSGAWWWMILPGFGIVLAAFSFILVGSALDEVLNPRLQRRTWGDD, encoded by the coding sequence ATGAGCACGACCGAGGAGACGGCCGGCGGGGGATCGAGCAGGCGGTTCGATCGCTTCCGGCGGTTCCTGCGGGCGTTCCTGACCAACCGCAAGGGGCTGTTGGGAACGCTGCTGCTGGGGACGATCGTCTTCATCAGCGTCGCGGCCCCACTGATCGCGCCGTACGATCCGGAGGCCTACGGCGTCGGCAAGGCGCTTGCACCCCCCTCGGCGGAACACCTGTTCGGCACCGACGATCTGGGCCGGGACGTGCTCTCCCGGTTCCTCTACGGCGGCCGGATCTCGCTGCTGGTCGGCGTCGTCAGCGGCGTCGTCGCGACGCTGGCGGCGACGCTGATCGGCGTCCCGGCGGGCTACTACCGCGGCCGCATCGGGCGGTGGATCACGACGGCGATCGACATGAGCCTCGTGTTCCCCCCGTTCGTACTGGTCGTCGTGTTCGCGGCCTACGCGGGCAGCAGCGTCTGGAACATCATCCTGATCCTCTCGCTGCTCTCGTGGCCGATCCCCGCCCGGACGATCAAGGCGAAGACGCTGAGCGTCCGCGAGAACGACTTCGTCGAGTCGACCGAGGCGCTGGGCGCCTCCGACGTCCGGATCATGCGACAGGAGGTGCTCCCGAACATCCTGCCGGTCGTGTTCGCGAACGGCATCCTCCAGATGGTGTACACCATCCTGATGGAGGCCGCGGTCGGCTTCCTCGGGCTGGGCGACACCGCCCGCATCTCCTGGGGGACGATGCTGTACTTCGCCCAGAAGCAGGCCGCACTGAGCAGCGGCGCCTGGTGGTGGATGATCCTCCCCGGGTTCGGCATTGTGCTCGCGGCGTTCAGCTTCATCCTCGTCGGCAGCGCGCTCGACGAGGTGCTCAACCCCCGACTCCAGCGGCGGACGTGGGGTGACGACTGA
- a CDS encoding ABC transporter permease has translation MANTSSKKAYIATRVRNYLAAFAAILAVNFAIPRVMPGDPTTRFVGPGFTEAARQQLLQEFGLNRPIWEQFLLYLANTLTGDFGVSFARYPTPVMDLIVERLPRTLYLMGASVTISVVIGIPLGAFAAWNFGEREDLFITQSSLFFRSIPTFWLAILLVFVFGYVIPIFPISGATGSATHPSFFAYFVDLTYHTVLPVVTMSAYFLAGYTFLMRGSLLDILPENYIKIAESKGLSERQVLFGHAVPPAFPPVLTQLGFQIGRLAGGAVLVETVFSYPGMGQLMFEAVLARDYPVIQATFFFLAVMVLGSMFLAEILYTIIDPRIGGGE, from the coding sequence ATGGCAAACACGTCTTCGAAGAAAGCGTACATCGCCACGCGGGTCCGGAACTATCTCGCCGCCTTCGCCGCGATCCTCGCGGTGAACTTCGCGATCCCCCGGGTGATGCCCGGCGACCCGACCACGCGGTTCGTCGGCCCCGGCTTCACCGAGGCAGCCCGTCAGCAGCTGCTCCAAGAGTTCGGGCTGAACAGGCCCATCTGGGAACAGTTCCTGCTCTACCTAGCGAACACCCTCACTGGCGATTTCGGCGTCTCGTTCGCCCGATATCCGACCCCGGTCATGGACCTCATCGTCGAGCGGCTGCCGCGGACGCTGTACCTGATGGGCGCGAGCGTCACCATCAGCGTCGTCATCGGCATCCCCCTCGGCGCGTTCGCGGCCTGGAACTTCGGGGAGCGCGAGGACCTGTTCATCACGCAGTCCTCGCTGTTCTTCCGCTCGATCCCGACGTTCTGGCTGGCGATCCTACTCGTGTTCGTCTTCGGCTACGTCATCCCGATCTTCCCGATCTCGGGGGCGACGGGCAGCGCGACACACCCATCGTTTTTCGCGTACTTCGTCGACCTGACGTACCACACGGTGCTGCCGGTGGTGACGATGTCGGCGTACTTCCTCGCCGGCTACACGTTCCTGATGCGGGGGAGCCTGCTCGACATCCTGCCGGAGAACTACATCAAGATCGCCGAGAGCAAGGGGCTCTCCGAACGGCAGGTGCTGTTCGGCCACGCCGTTCCGCCGGCGTTTCCGCCCGTGCTGACCCAGCTGGGGTTCCAGATCGGGCGGCTCGCCGGCGGCGCGGTGCTGGTCGAAACCGTGTTCAGCTATCCCGGGATGGGACAGCTGATGTTCGAGGCGGTGTTGGCGCGGGACTACCCGGTCATCCAGGCGACGTTCTTCTTCCTCGCCGTCATGGTGCTCGGGTCGATGTTCCTCGCGGAGATCCTCTACACGATCATCGATCCACGGATCGGAGGCGGCGAATGA
- a CDS encoding ABC transporter substrate-binding protein, with product MNDDITDEISLDRRRFLQATSASTAAAMLAGCAGSPGGDGTETTDGTPTSGSGSADDELSVIWPGGVNNINPLGWLTIPDYDAARMMYEPLTSVDAEGQAIGHIAEDWETSDNGATYTWTIQDGITWHDGEPLTAEDVAFTFRSIKEYEWPYLGSLSSVIAEPSEITVEDEHTVTTPLTQPYAALPLVLADLGLVIPKHIWSEYDNPTEVSNTEDPIGSGPFVFEEREQDQFINFSVDEEYWGEIPDYESVSIEIISSTDSQVLTMKEGSGDMLRLQPGQYVNEIESANNLEVVEGGSTYVTYIGINTNRSPLSDGALREAMAYAVDRETVAELVNAGYATPGYSPVPPGLEFYHNSDTNSYAHDQEQARTILSENGYEQQGDGRVTPEGDPLELVISIQNTGNWPRIAEVLRRQLGEVGISVEVNSMESNAHTQKVSVEQDYDLTLNTWRVWFDPDPFLSPVFEEEGTLNTSQYHNEEFDELMRQQRRATDPEQRQEYLYDAQDILTDELPWVVLYYPQLLHGMRSSAWENFNPIPRYGMQSPYGLEPGSGPMVQLDPK from the coding sequence ATGAACGACGACATCACCGACGAGATCAGTCTCGATCGCCGCCGCTTCCTGCAGGCGACGAGTGCGAGCACCGCCGCAGCGATGCTGGCTGGCTGTGCCGGCAGTCCGGGGGGCGACGGCACCGAAACGACGGACGGAACACCGACCAGCGGGAGCGGCTCCGCCGACGACGAGCTCTCAGTCATCTGGCCCGGCGGCGTAAACAACATCAACCCGCTGGGGTGGCTCACCATCCCGGACTACGACGCCGCTCGGATGATGTACGAGCCGTTGACGAGCGTCGACGCCGAGGGGCAGGCAATCGGCCACATCGCGGAAGACTGGGAGACCTCGGACAACGGCGCCACCTACACTTGGACGATCCAGGACGGGATCACCTGGCACGACGGCGAGCCCCTGACCGCGGAGGACGTCGCGTTCACGTTCCGGTCGATCAAGGAGTACGAGTGGCCGTACCTCGGCTCGCTGTCGAGCGTCATCGCGGAGCCGAGCGAGATCACCGTCGAGGACGAGCACACCGTGACGACGCCGCTGACTCAGCCGTACGCGGCGCTCCCGCTGGTGCTCGCCGACCTCGGGCTCGTCATCCCGAAGCACATCTGGTCGGAGTACGACAACCCCACGGAGGTCTCGAACACCGAGGACCCGATCGGCAGCGGCCCGTTCGTGTTCGAGGAGCGCGAACAGGACCAGTTCATCAACTTCTCCGTCGACGAGGAGTACTGGGGTGAGATCCCGGACTACGAGAGCGTGAGCATCGAGATCATCTCCTCGACAGACTCGCAGGTACTGACGATGAAGGAGGGCAGTGGCGACATGCTGCGCCTCCAGCCCGGGCAGTACGTCAACGAGATCGAGAGCGCGAACAACCTCGAAGTGGTCGAGGGCGGCTCGACGTACGTCACGTACATCGGCATCAACACCAACCGGTCCCCGCTCTCGGACGGGGCGCTCCGCGAGGCGATGGCGTACGCGGTGGACCGCGAGACCGTCGCGGAGCTGGTCAACGCCGGCTATGCCACGCCGGGCTACTCGCCGGTCCCGCCGGGACTGGAGTTCTACCACAACTCGGACACGAACAGCTACGCCCACGATCAGGAGCAGGCCCGGACGATCCTCTCCGAGAACGGGTACGAACAGCAGGGCGACGGGCGGGTGACGCCCGAGGGCGACCCACTCGAACTCGTCATCTCGATCCAGAACACGGGGAACTGGCCGCGCATCGCGGAGGTGCTCCGTCGCCAGCTCGGCGAGGTCGGCATCAGCGTCGAGGTCAACTCGATGGAGTCCAACGCCCACACTCAGAAGGTCTCCGTCGAGCAGGACTACGACCTGACGCTCAACACCTGGCGCGTCTGGTTCGACCCGGACCCGTTCCTCTCCCCGGTGTTCGAGGAGGAGGGGACGCTCAACACCAGCCAGTACCACAACGAGGAGTTCGACGAGCTCATGCGCCAGCAGCGGCGCGCGACCGATCCCGAGCAGCGTCAGGAGTACCTCTACGACGCACAGGACATCCTCACCGACGAGCTCCCGTGGGTCGTCCTCTACTACCCGCAGCTGCTCCACGGCATGCGCTCCAGCGCCTGGGAGAACTTCAACCCGATCCCCCGCTACGGGATGCAGAGCCCCTACGGGCTCGAACCCGGCAGCGGCCCGATGGTCCAGCTCGACCCCAAGTAG
- a CDS encoding ABC transporter permease, whose product MTGVPGWWSTVETVARFEARERLRTSAVVAALLAAYGALFVWVGPELVGGEELQALLDAMPPVLVELLGFESLASLSGLLAGEYYTFGWLVGLAGYVAYTAAGSVAGDMETDRMDTLLAAPVSRGSVLLGNFLALLVPIVVANAVVPLVLAVSASAVGESLPLGELFAFHALSIPYLLCWGAVGLLLGVVIGRSRTAGRIAIALVFASWLFESVLEVTDYGRVGAVTPTWYLDPSAVLVGGEYDLLGAAVLVAAAALFVGASARLFARRDL is encoded by the coding sequence GTGACTGGAGTGCCGGGCTGGTGGTCGACCGTGGAGACTGTCGCCCGGTTCGAGGCCCGGGAGCGACTGCGGACAAGCGCCGTCGTCGCGGCGCTGCTCGCTGCCTACGGCGCACTGTTCGTCTGGGTCGGGCCGGAGCTTGTCGGCGGCGAGGAACTGCAGGCCCTGCTCGACGCGATGCCGCCCGTGCTGGTCGAGCTGCTGGGGTTCGAGAGCCTCGCGTCGCTGTCGGGGCTGCTCGCCGGCGAGTACTACACGTTCGGCTGGCTGGTCGGCCTCGCGGGCTACGTGGCCTACACCGCCGCCGGCTCGGTTGCGGGCGACATGGAGACCGACCGGATGGACACGCTGCTCGCGGCGCCCGTCTCGCGGGGGAGCGTCCTGCTGGGGAACTTTCTCGCGCTGCTCGTGCCGATCGTCGTCGCCAACGCCGTGGTCCCACTGGTGCTGGCCGTCTCGGCGTCGGCGGTTGGCGAGTCGCTCCCGCTCGGAGAATTATTCGCGTTCCACGCGCTCTCGATCCCGTACCTGCTGTGTTGGGGAGCAGTAGGGCTGCTGCTGGGCGTCGTGATCGGCCGGAGCCGGACTGCGGGCCGGATCGCGATCGCGCTCGTGTTCGCCTCGTGGCTGTTCGAGTCGGTGCTGGAGGTGACCGATTACGGTCGGGTCGGTGCGGTGACGCCGACGTGGTACCTCGACCCGTCGGCGGTGCTCGTGGGCGGGGAGTACGACCTGCTCGGGGCGGCGGTGTTGGTCGCCGCGGCCGCGCTGTTCGTCGGGGCGAGCGCTCGGCTGTTCGCGCGCCGGGACCTCTAG
- a CDS encoding ABC transporter permease subunit, producing the protein MLETARYEVEKRLLGSLALAGGLAAFAAMMALLAPGLLGEVDMAALAEQLPPTFVETFDLQQMGTMEGFLAIELYQFLWLIGLGAYVAYAAGGAIAGDVETGRIDTLLAAPISRERLLVENFLALLSPILLANAAVFAAVFTATRFVGEPIAIADLVAVHALSVPYFLCCGAFGTLASVTAPERVVAEGVAAAGIVGTFLLETIATSSDLGWLGAVAPMRYYDPTAVLTASEYDRGGAGILLVATAVLLAASAAWFREVDLS; encoded by the coding sequence ATGCTTGAGACGGCACGTTACGAGGTGGAGAAGCGACTGCTCGGGTCGCTCGCGCTTGCGGGCGGGCTGGCGGCGTTCGCGGCGATGATGGCGCTGCTCGCGCCGGGGCTGCTCGGCGAAGTCGACATGGCCGCGCTGGCCGAACAGCTCCCCCCGACGTTCGTGGAGACGTTCGACCTCCAGCAGATGGGAACGATGGAAGGGTTCCTCGCGATCGAGCTCTACCAGTTCCTCTGGCTGATCGGCCTCGGCGCGTACGTCGCCTACGCCGCCGGCGGGGCGATTGCCGGCGACGTCGAGACGGGGCGGATCGACACGCTGCTCGCGGCGCCGATCTCCCGGGAACGCCTGCTGGTTGAGAACTTCCTCGCTCTCCTCTCGCCGATCCTGCTCGCGAACGCCGCGGTGTTCGCGGCGGTGTTCACCGCCACGCGGTTCGTGGGCGAGCCGATCGCGATCGCGGACCTCGTCGCCGTCCACGCGCTCTCGGTCCCCTACTTCCTCTGCTGTGGCGCGTTCGGGACGCTCGCGTCGGTGACGGCGCCGGAACGGGTCGTCGCCGAGGGCGTCGCCGCGGCCGGGATCGTCGGGACGTTCCTGCTGGAGACGATCGCGACGAGCAGCGACCTCGGCTGGCTGGGCGCCGTCGCGCCGATGCGGTACTACGATCCGACGGCGGTCCTGACCGCGAGCGAGTACGACCGCGGGGGCGCCGGGATCCTGCTCGTCGCGACGGCGGTCCTGCTCGCCGCGAGCGCGGCGTGGTTCCGGGAGGTGGACCTCTCGTGA
- a CDS encoding ABC transporter ATP-binding protein, with product MPAIRTDGLTKYYGDVRGIEDLTLSVEEGEVFGFLGPNGAGKTTAIRTLLGFQSPTRGSAAVLGADVADAAALREARARVGYLPSEPGFDERVTGRRLLEYHGALRGDTRSDELLELFHPPLDRPVGDYSRGNRQMLAIVLAFMHDPDLLIMDEPTSGLDPLKQETFLEFVRTERERGTTFFFSSHILSEVRKVCDRVGIIRDGRLVEVSTVDSLLDRSGKQVRVTLGDSPDEGAFDLPGAHDVTVGGRTQLGDDGDADRADGLTAVSFTYTGGYEPLLRALLDHDLRDLAIEEAPLEDVFMRFYDTDAEETVERVEAEAEDA from the coding sequence ATGCCCGCGATCCGGACCGACGGTCTGACCAAGTACTACGGCGACGTGCGGGGGATCGAGGACCTCACCCTCTCCGTCGAGGAGGGAGAAGTGTTCGGCTTCCTCGGCCCGAACGGCGCCGGGAAGACCACCGCTATCCGGACGCTGCTGGGGTTCCAGTCGCCCACCCGGGGCTCGGCGGCGGTGCTCGGCGCCGACGTGGCGGACGCCGCGGCGCTGCGCGAGGCCCGGGCCCGCGTGGGCTACCTGCCGAGCGAGCCCGGTTTCGACGAGCGCGTCACGGGCCGGCGGCTGCTCGAGTACCACGGCGCGCTCAGGGGCGACACACGCAGCGACGAACTGCTCGAACTGTTCCACCCGCCGCTCGACCGCCCCGTCGGCGACTACTCCCGCGGGAACCGACAGATGCTCGCGATCGTGCTCGCGTTCATGCACGACCCGGACCTGCTGATCATGGACGAGCCCACCTCGGGACTGGACCCACTGAAACAGGAGACGTTCCTGGAGTTCGTCCGGACCGAGCGCGAGCGTGGGACGACGTTCTTCTTCTCCTCCCACATCCTGAGCGAGGTCCGGAAGGTCTGTGACCGCGTGGGGATCATCCGGGACGGCCGCCTCGTCGAGGTGTCGACCGTCGACTCGCTGCTGGACCGCAGCGGCAAGCAGGTCCGGGTCACGCTGGGCGACAGCCCCGACGAGGGGGCGTTCGACCTCCCGGGCGCCCACGACGTGACCGTCGGCGGTCGGACCCAGTTGGGGGACGACGGGGACGCCGACCGAGCGGACGGCCTCACCGCCGTCTCGTTCACGTACACCGGCGGGTACGAGCCGCTGCTCCGGGCGCTGCTCGACCACGACCTCCGTGACCTCGCCATCGAGGAGGCGCCGCTGGAGGACGTGTTCATGCGGTTCTACGACACCGACGCCGAGGAGACCGTCGAACGGGTCGAGGCGGAGGCCGAGGATGCTTGA
- a CDS encoding GNAT family N-acetyltransferase, whose amino-acid sequence MSLSIRRFRPADRDAVDETVEAALRSADAYFEDVPELEDDDILAEYVDPGGEFLVGEDDGAILATGAFRPPKGVVSEFVDPEGAAELKRMHVHPDHHREGIGQTMYDELEARAREHEYERFVLSTTGRQEPAHAFYEANGFERVGSTTADVAGAALDILVFEKSFD is encoded by the coding sequence GTGTCCCTCTCGATTCGCCGTTTCCGCCCCGCCGACCGCGACGCCGTCGACGAGACCGTCGAAGCCGCCCTCCGTTCCGCCGACGCCTACTTCGAGGATGTGCCCGAACTCGAGGACGACGACATCCTGGCCGAGTACGTCGACCCCGGCGGGGAGTTCCTCGTCGGCGAGGACGACGGAGCGATCCTCGCCACGGGCGCGTTCCGGCCGCCGAAAGGCGTCGTCTCGGAGTTCGTCGATCCCGAGGGAGCCGCGGAGCTCAAGCGCATGCACGTCCACCCCGACCACCACCGTGAGGGGATCGGGCAGACGATGTACGACGAGCTCGAAGCCCGCGCTCGCGAGCACGAGTACGAGCGGTTCGTCCTCTCGACGACCGGGCGTCAGGAGCCCGCTCACGCGTTTTACGAGGCCAACGGCTTCGAGCGCGTGGGGTCGACGACCGCCGACGTGGCGGGGGCAGCGCTCGATATCCTCGTGTTCGAGAAGTCGTTCGACTGA
- a CDS encoding deoxyhypusine synthase, protein MDEDESHEHVVPGSETEPGGETVRGYDFRGEFDLGEMLEAYATTGFQATHLAEAVDIAKQMREEDAKIYLTLTSNIISSGLREVVAYLVREGFVDVIITTSGSLTEDVIKTEKPFKMGEWDADEAELREEGINRLGNIYVPSDRYVWLEEYLYDFFDDFFAEEKVRTPTAFSRELGETLDDPDSVLKQAADNDVPVYCPALNDAEVGNFLYYYRKQHDTDIGIEIMADYDDLIENGMLADTTGLLVVGGGVPKHHAIMTNLFRGGADYAVYISTGMEGDGSLSGAPPNEAVSWGKIKEEETNYTQVQAEATLVFPLLVAGAFSDA, encoded by the coding sequence ATGGACGAAGACGAGAGCCACGAACACGTCGTTCCGGGCAGCGAGACCGAGCCCGGCGGCGAGACGGTTCGGGGCTACGACTTCCGCGGCGAGTTCGACCTCGGCGAGATGCTGGAGGCCTACGCGACGACCGGGTTCCAGGCGACTCACCTCGCCGAAGCCGTCGACATCGCGAAACAGATGCGCGAGGAGGACGCGAAGATCTACCTGACGCTGACGTCGAACATCATCTCCTCCGGGCTGCGGGAGGTCGTCGCCTACCTCGTCCGCGAGGGGTTCGTCGACGTGATCATCACCACCTCGGGCTCGCTGACCGAGGACGTGATCAAGACCGAGAAGCCGTTCAAGATGGGCGAGTGGGACGCCGACGAGGCCGAGCTCCGCGAGGAGGGGATCAACCGCCTCGGCAACATCTACGTCCCCTCGGATCGCTACGTCTGGCTCGAGGAGTACCTCTACGACTTCTTCGACGACTTCTTCGCCGAGGAGAAGGTCCGCACGCCGACGGCGTTCTCCCGCGAACTCGGGGAGACGCTCGACGACCCGGACTCCGTGCTCAAGCAGGCCGCCGACAACGACGTCCCCGTCTACTGCCCGGCGCTCAACGACGCCGAAGTCGGGAACTTCCTCTACTACTACCGCAAGCAGCACGACACCGACATCGGCATCGAGATCATGGCCGACTACGACGACCTGATCGAGAACGGGATGCTCGCGGACACCACCGGCCTGCTGGTCGTCGGCGGCGGCGTCCCCAAACACCACGCGATCATGACGAACCTGTTCCGCGGCGGCGCCGACTACGCCGTCTACATCTCCACCGGGATGGAGGGCGACGGCTCGCTGTCCGGCGCGCCGCCGAACGAGGCGGTCTCGTGGGGGAAGATCAAGGAGGAGGAGACCAACTACACGCAGGTGCAGGCCGAGGCGACGCTGGTGTTCCCGCTGTTGGTGGCGGGCGCCTTCTCAGACGCCTGA
- a CDS encoding zinc-dependent alcohol dehydrogenase family protein — protein sequence MDAAVFYGERDIRVEDRPEPEIESPTDAVVRVTHTAVCGSDLWPYRGYQDREAGTGIGHEPMGIVEAVGDDVTSVEPGDRVFGPFSTSCGECEFCRKGLHTSCVEGGGWTGPDSGAQAEYVHTEHADGTLIRVPDRHADDEATLRSLLPLTDVMCTGHHAAVSAGVEAGDTATVIGDGAVGLCGVAAATRLGAERVIAMGHHEDRLEIAEELGATDTISARGEEAVERATELTHGGANHVLECVGAQSSMETAFEVARPGGTVGYVGVPSGVENAEFLGTAFGKNVSLEGGVAPVRAYAEELMADVLQGTLDPSPVFTKEVELGEIDEGYRAMDERDAVKVLVKP from the coding sequence ATGGACGCCGCAGTGTTCTACGGCGAACGTGACATCCGCGTGGAGGACCGCCCCGAACCCGAGATCGAGAGCCCGACGGACGCCGTCGTCCGGGTGACCCACACCGCAGTCTGTGGCTCGGACCTCTGGCCCTACCGCGGCTATCAGGACCGCGAGGCGGGAACGGGAATCGGCCACGAGCCGATGGGAATCGTCGAGGCGGTCGGCGACGACGTGACCAGCGTCGAGCCGGGCGATCGCGTGTTCGGCCCGTTCTCGACGAGCTGCGGGGAGTGTGAGTTCTGCCGGAAGGGACTCCACACCTCCTGTGTCGAGGGTGGCGGCTGGACCGGCCCCGACAGCGGCGCCCAGGCCGAGTACGTCCACACCGAGCACGCCGACGGCACCCTCATTCGCGTGCCCGACCGTCACGCCGACGACGAGGCGACGCTGCGGTCGCTGCTCCCGCTGACCGACGTGATGTGTACGGGCCACCACGCCGCCGTCAGCGCGGGCGTCGAGGCCGGCGACACGGCGACCGTGATCGGCGACGGCGCAGTCGGGCTCTGTGGCGTCGCGGCCGCCACGCGACTGGGCGCCGAGCGCGTGATCGCGATGGGCCACCACGAGGACCGCCTCGAGATTGCCGAGGAGTTGGGCGCGACCGACACGATCAGCGCCCGCGGCGAGGAGGCCGTCGAGCGCGCCACGGAGCTCACCCACGGCGGCGCGAACCACGTGCTGGAGTGCGTCGGCGCGCAGTCCTCGATGGAGACCGCCTTCGAGGTCGCTCGCCCCGGCGGCACCGTCGGCTACGTCGGCGTCCCCAGCGGCGTCGAGAACGCCGAGTTCCTCGGTACCGCGTTCGGGAAGAACGTCAGTCTCGAGGGCGGCGTCGCCCCGGTCCGGGCGTACGCCGAGGAGCTGATGGCCGACGTGCTGCAGGGGACACTCGACCCCTCGCCGGTGTTCACCAAGGAGGTCGAGTTGGGTGAGATCGACGAGGGGTACCGCGCGATGGACGAGCGCGACGCGGTGAAGGTGCTGGTGAAGCCGTAA